The proteins below are encoded in one region of Rubripirellula reticaptiva:
- a CDS encoding c-type cytochrome gives MKKSCRGFAWIAVTIAVVSFRIVSIADEVAFVSAVERFARHDQIDQVEAGRLLITELSCTKCHRSDDAMLVSKGGPSLRNSGRRLNPSWVRDYVADPSRVHPGTTMPDVLGELTSQQRETVAGNIAAFLANQQQDFPDIKATGAVPVPFEFWNRGNVEAGRTLYHSVGCVACHEPAADFEVTGSARSAVDLMIDQLDAAELEDLGLSAAARPVPSVPHSNLAAKYTVRGLTFFLLDPDRDRPGGRMPNLKLTAVEAADLASYLMNRQAVESDSVNNQDASGDAEAGRKAFERFGCIACHQVDGLPNDLAASDTPILTELRRETFAGCLQEEYSKGPAYLLDDFQRGAIVSALASIATQTPVATADKLQHRLMQLNCYACHVRDELGGVGRRRKDYFHSVGEIDLGDEGRLPPPLTGAGRKIKPAWFAKILAGNNADIRPHMTIRMPKFHADQVADLPIWIAGVDGRRKLPYTVAVDSKPPSNEVIEAGRELMDIGCIQCHSFDGFSMPGVVGVELSGVAGRVNRDWFTAFLHDPSSLKSRTRMPNFFADGKTQNTELLGGDPDRQIAAMWAYLQGVPKHSLPQKIQQARSQTYELVPDDRPILLRTFMDIAGTHAIAVGNPQGVHYAFDAEQVRLADGWRGKFLDAQGTWFIRFAPPANPLGTESIEFPAGNVFVEIDSKADANSCDFTATAAQHRFGGYRVDPDGVPTFLYRVGSIAIEEEIVALKDGSLQRTWRFQPDPDSSHRIAFSPLAGRTVKQIGGNRFVSDKGLTVQIDRLPAGAATITAEQDQTSDDQQRVVYLIDITSATKLEVNYSW, from the coding sequence ATGAAGAAAAGTTGTCGTGGATTTGCCTGGATCGCTGTGACCATCGCGGTTGTGTCTTTCCGCATCGTTTCCATCGCTGACGAAGTTGCCTTCGTTTCGGCGGTTGAGCGGTTTGCTCGTCACGACCAAATTGACCAAGTTGAAGCCGGGCGTTTACTGATCACGGAACTGAGCTGCACAAAGTGCCACCGCAGCGATGACGCGATGCTGGTATCCAAAGGCGGCCCCTCACTTCGCAATTCAGGGCGCCGGCTGAATCCATCTTGGGTTCGTGATTATGTGGCGGATCCAAGTCGCGTGCATCCGGGCACGACGATGCCCGACGTGCTTGGCGAATTGACCTCGCAACAGCGGGAAACCGTTGCCGGCAATATCGCAGCGTTTCTGGCAAATCAGCAGCAGGACTTTCCGGATATCAAAGCAACCGGTGCCGTTCCAGTTCCGTTCGAGTTTTGGAATCGGGGGAATGTTGAAGCGGGGCGAACATTGTACCACTCGGTTGGCTGCGTCGCCTGTCACGAACCGGCCGCGGACTTCGAGGTTACCGGATCTGCTCGTTCAGCGGTCGACTTGATGATTGATCAACTGGACGCGGCTGAACTCGAAGATCTGGGCTTGTCCGCTGCCGCCCGGCCAGTCCCATCGGTGCCACATTCGAACCTGGCGGCGAAATATACCGTGCGAGGTTTAACGTTCTTTTTGCTCGATCCCGATCGTGATCGCCCGGGCGGCCGAATGCCGAACTTGAAGTTGACGGCGGTCGAAGCCGCAGACTTGGCCAGCTATTTGATGAATCGACAGGCAGTCGAATCGGATTCGGTGAACAACCAGGACGCATCTGGCGACGCCGAAGCCGGGCGAAAAGCGTTTGAACGGTTTGGTTGCATTGCTTGCCACCAAGTTGACGGACTACCCAATGATTTAGCAGCATCAGATACGCCGATCCTTACCGAACTTCGTCGCGAAACGTTTGCAGGTTGCCTGCAGGAAGAATACAGCAAAGGGCCAGCCTATTTACTCGACGATTTCCAACGCGGCGCAATCGTCTCGGCCCTCGCGTCAATCGCAACGCAGACTCCGGTTGCGACGGCCGACAAGCTGCAGCATCGTTTGATGCAGTTGAACTGCTATGCCTGTCACGTTCGCGACGAGTTGGGTGGCGTTGGTCGCCGCCGCAAGGACTACTTTCATTCCGTCGGTGAGATTGACCTGGGGGATGAAGGTCGATTGCCACCGCCCTTGACTGGTGCGGGTCGCAAAATAAAACCAGCTTGGTTTGCCAAAATATTGGCTGGAAACAATGCCGACATCCGACCTCACATGACGATTCGCATGCCCAAGTTTCATGCGGATCAAGTCGCGGATCTACCGATCTGGATAGCCGGAGTCGATGGTCGTCGCAAGTTGCCGTACACGGTTGCGGTTGATTCGAAACCGCCAAGCAATGAGGTGATCGAAGCGGGCCGAGAACTGATGGACATTGGTTGTATTCAGTGTCACTCGTTTGATGGTTTTTCGATGCCTGGCGTTGTTGGCGTGGAGTTGTCGGGGGTCGCCGGCCGCGTGAACCGAGACTGGTTTACTGCGTTTTTGCACGATCCGAGTTCGCTGAAGTCGCGAACGCGAATGCCAAACTTTTTCGCCGACGGAAAGACTCAAAACACAGAATTGCTTGGTGGCGATCCTGATCGACAGATCGCTGCGATGTGGGCATATTTGCAAGGCGTGCCAAAGCACTCATTGCCACAGAAGATCCAGCAGGCTCGGTCGCAAACCTACGAGTTGGTTCCAGACGATCGGCCGATCTTGTTGCGCACGTTCATGGACATCGCGGGCACGCACGCGATCGCAGTGGGCAATCCGCAAGGCGTCCACTATGCCTTTGATGCTGAACAGGTTCGCTTGGCGGATGGTTGGCGAGGCAAGTTTTTGGATGCGCAAGGGACGTGGTTCATTCGCTTCGCTCCACCGGCAAATCCACTAGGAACCGAATCGATCGAGTTTCCAGCCGGCAACGTTTTTGTCGAAATCGACAGCAAGGCTGACGCCAACAGTTGCGATTTCACTGCGACAGCGGCCCAGCACCGCTTTGGTGGCTATCGGGTGGATCCGGACGGTGTTCCGACGTTCCTCTATCGCGTAGGTTCGATTGCCATCGAAGAGGAAATCGTGGCCTTGAAAGACGGTTCCCTACAAAGGACTTGGCGATTTCAACCAGATCCGGACTCGTCACATCGGATCGCCTTTTCTCCATTGGCGGGCCGGACGGTAAAGCAGATCGGTGGCAATCGGTTTGTCAGCGACAAGGGGTTAACCGTGCAGATCGATCGGCTTCCCGCCGGTGCGGCAACGATCACTGCGGAGCAGGATCAAACCAGCGACGACCAACAACGAGTGGTGTACTTGATTGACATCACGTCCGCGACGAAGTTAGAGGTGAACTACTCATGGTGA
- a CDS encoding DJ-1/PfpI family protein, which yields MEKVLIVIGDATELLDTMYPYYRLQEAGFHPVVIAPEKRLYQLVLHEIKPGWTITKEWEGYTLDCDVPFADVNEDEYAGIFFSGGRAPEYIRYDENLVRITRHFFESGKPIASVCHGVEIPAYAGCVSGRRMATVAKCKFDLEVCGGIFVDEACVIDGNLVSGRTYRDNGFYIGPWIEMLVKARSERQAASA from the coding sequence TTGGAAAAAGTCCTGATTGTCATTGGCGATGCAACCGAATTGCTCGACACGATGTATCCGTATTACCGATTGCAAGAAGCCGGGTTTCATCCGGTTGTGATCGCGCCCGAAAAACGTCTCTACCAATTGGTGTTGCACGAGATCAAACCTGGTTGGACGATCACCAAAGAATGGGAAGGCTACACGCTCGACTGCGATGTGCCGTTTGCTGACGTCAACGAAGATGAATACGCCGGCATCTTCTTTTCCGGCGGACGTGCACCGGAATACATCCGTTACGACGAAAACCTAGTTCGCATCACTAGACACTTTTTTGAATCCGGAAAACCGATCGCAAGCGTCTGTCACGGTGTCGAGATCCCCGCCTATGCGGGATGCGTTTCTGGGCGTCGGATGGCAACGGTTGCGAAGTGTAAGTTCGACTTAGAAGTCTGCGGCGGCATCTTTGTTGACGAAGCGTGTGTGATCGACGGTAACTTGGTCAGCGGTCGGACTTACCGCGACAACGGGTTTTACATTGGTCCGTGGATCGAAATGCTGGTGAAAGCAAGATCCGAAAGACAAGCGGCGTCCGCATGA
- a CDS encoding alkaline phosphatase D family protein — protein sequence MHKQIDKVAIAIALAIVCGAGVVDAQVMRWPDPIAGDVLPYAASGLSHGPLLGNPTSHSVHVWVRTKQPDSFRVRYGKSLPPDDHWNTVEGQTSDKYDLTGVVKIEALAPNTEYFYLVEVDGQVADLRADFADQWPSLRTLPDATAYADPVNNPDGLFNLSFAVGHCASQAPDNSGGQYVSTPAYDSIRRRHADEVSFGIVNGDVIYEEMRDGTLGGVRDNYKLYFSRGRSFANLFRRVPAMFTFDDHDVGWDIHGCGQIGLGEGRHLIRDVGLKAYEDYLGWANPSGAQRGSIRLGRGEVKRDDTILHDPDADFTSLSPDRVSTIHLGNYTRGVKIVPRREDAPKNAGVYGLTRVIDATHLEFTPPAKANEQVVYSIGTHHYYDWRVGNSHFFALDTRGERSNRNAKDRSDPNLFILGDAQKKWLLDGVENTDADFVFLVSPDPWMIYHTAAHVGGDDTDDKGDGFPSFLAEREELLQRLDAIKQPVVIFTGDVHASASVKISDNLWEVMCGPLGSTGHPIGTLGNPPNGGKWSSMGREVDIRWLSEFPNNMPYQQIRNTYYGVVQINNVLKAGSPGGGYQFVAYDRPHVIIRWHDGYTGQLVYSETIHTR from the coding sequence ATGCATAAGCAGATCGACAAGGTCGCCATTGCGATTGCACTCGCGATCGTTTGCGGTGCTGGTGTTGTTGATGCCCAAGTCATGCGTTGGCCCGATCCGATTGCTGGCGATGTGTTGCCGTACGCAGCCAGCGGATTGAGTCATGGTCCATTGTTGGGCAATCCGACTTCGCATTCGGTTCACGTGTGGGTGCGCACCAAGCAACCCGATTCGTTTCGCGTTCGTTACGGGAAATCGCTACCGCCCGACGACCACTGGAATACCGTCGAAGGACAAACCAGTGACAAGTACGATCTGACCGGCGTCGTTAAAATCGAGGCTCTCGCCCCGAACACCGAGTACTTCTATTTGGTCGAAGTCGACGGGCAAGTTGCCGACCTGCGAGCTGACTTTGCGGATCAATGGCCGTCGCTACGGACGCTTCCTGATGCAACCGCCTATGCCGATCCAGTCAACAACCCGGACGGCTTGTTCAATCTGTCCTTCGCCGTTGGTCACTGCGCCTCGCAGGCACCCGACAACAGCGGCGGCCAATACGTTAGTACGCCTGCCTATGATTCGATTCGACGTCGTCACGCCGATGAAGTTTCCTTCGGTATCGTCAATGGCGATGTGATCTACGAAGAAATGCGTGACGGTACGCTTGGCGGTGTGCGTGACAACTACAAGCTGTACTTCAGTCGGGGCCGTTCCTTTGCGAACCTATTTCGACGCGTGCCCGCGATGTTTACGTTCGACGATCATGATGTTGGTTGGGACATCCATGGCTGTGGACAGATCGGTTTGGGCGAAGGTCGGCATTTGATTCGCGATGTCGGTCTGAAAGCGTACGAAGACTATTTAGGCTGGGCGAATCCGAGCGGAGCGCAGCGAGGAAGCATCCGATTGGGACGCGGTGAAGTTAAACGTGACGACACCATCTTGCATGATCCCGACGCAGACTTCACAAGTCTGTCGCCCGATCGAGTCAGCACCATCCATCTGGGCAATTACACGCGCGGTGTCAAAATCGTCCCGCGGCGCGAGGACGCGCCCAAGAACGCGGGAGTGTACGGTTTGACGCGTGTCATCGATGCGACGCATCTGGAATTCACTCCACCGGCAAAAGCAAACGAACAGGTCGTCTACAGTATCGGCACGCATCACTACTACGACTGGCGGGTCGGCAACAGTCACTTCTTCGCGTTGGACACTCGCGGCGAACGTTCGAATCGCAACGCAAAAGATCGCAGTGATCCCAACTTGTTCATCCTTGGCGACGCCCAAAAGAAATGGTTGCTCGATGGAGTCGAAAACACCGACGCTGATTTCGTTTTCTTGGTGTCGCCGGATCCGTGGATGATCTATCACACCGCTGCGCATGTCGGCGGCGACGACACCGATGATAAAGGCGATGGTTTTCCGTCGTTTCTAGCCGAGCGTGAAGAACTGTTGCAGCGACTGGACGCAATCAAGCAACCCGTTGTCATTTTTACGGGTGATGTTCACGCGTCCGCCTCGGTCAAGATTTCTGACAACCTCTGGGAAGTAATGTGTGGCCCGCTCGGTTCGACGGGACATCCAATCGGTACGCTTGGCAATCCGCCCAACGGCGGAAAGTGGTCGAGCATGGGGCGTGAAGTCGACATCCGCTGGCTCTCTGAATTTCCCAACAATATGCCGTACCAACAAATTCGCAACACGTACTATGGCGTCGTGCAAATCAACAATGTGTTGAAAGCTGGATCGCCCGGTGGCGGATATCAGTTCGTCGCCTACGATCGTCCGCACGTCATCATTCGTTGGCATGACGGATATACGGGCCAACTTGTTTACAGCGAGACAATCCACACTCGCTAG
- a CDS encoding sugar phosphate isomerase/epimerase family protein, translating into MKRPISFNDHRIGRREFNLVAATALAGLGNQACGQDSRNEFRLNYSLASCMYGYAELATVLPEVAKSGASSIDIWPMIHGNQREQINKMGEESFAALLDQHDVTLGCLTQYKLGPFGLGDELLFAKRFGCPLIVVGGSGPKHLKGDELKSAVGKFAQQMRPHLEQAAECNVTIAIENHGNNLIESPDSMKWLIELCDHPNLGIALAPYHLPQDPHAIAKLIRDIGPRLSVFYAWQHGMGSVEKLPKEQELLQMPGRGDLDFAPLVNALRQINFAGPTEVFMHPVPRGVPILETPEAVTAEVNRGRVYLNGCLNA; encoded by the coding sequence ATGAAACGACCAATCTCCTTCAATGATCATCGAATTGGTAGACGCGAGTTCAACCTGGTGGCCGCTACGGCTTTAGCAGGGCTTGGCAACCAAGCCTGTGGCCAGGATTCGCGAAATGAGTTTCGTCTGAACTACTCACTCGCCAGTTGCATGTATGGCTATGCGGAATTGGCGACGGTCTTGCCAGAGGTCGCTAAGTCGGGCGCAAGCAGCATCGACATTTGGCCGATGATTCACGGTAACCAGCGTGAACAGATCAACAAAATGGGCGAGGAATCTTTTGCCGCTCTACTGGATCAACACGACGTTACGCTGGGGTGTTTGACACAGTACAAGCTCGGTCCGTTTGGCTTAGGCGACGAGTTATTATTCGCGAAACGCTTTGGATGCCCGCTGATTGTGGTTGGCGGAAGCGGTCCCAAGCATTTGAAAGGTGACGAACTGAAATCGGCGGTTGGCAAGTTCGCACAGCAGATGAGACCGCATTTGGAACAAGCTGCCGAGTGCAACGTCACGATCGCGATCGAAAACCATGGTAACAATTTGATCGAAAGTCCAGATTCGATGAAATGGCTGATCGAGCTTTGTGATCATCCGAATTTGGGTATCGCTCTGGCGCCCTATCACCTTCCGCAAGACCCACATGCAATCGCCAAACTGATCCGTGACATTGGCCCACGTCTGAGTGTCTTCTATGCGTGGCAGCACGGAATGGGGTCGGTCGAAAAGTTGCCCAAGGAACAGGAACTCTTGCAGATGCCGGGGCGAGGCGATCTGGATTTTGCGCCGTTGGTCAATGCACTTCGCCAAATCAACTTCGCCGGCCCCACCGAGGTCTTCATGCATCCGGTACCGCGCGGCGTGCCGATCTTGGAAACGCCCGAAGCGGTGACTGCCGAAGTCAATCGAGGTCGCGTCTATTTGAATGGTTGTTTGAATGCATAA
- a CDS encoding XylR family transcriptional regulator, with translation MRPDIPHVAILIETSRSYGRALLRGVRRYITETGPWSVFMELRSLDSPTPPWLKHWKGDGILTRTSNQAMATAISRTNVPTVELRSTRLRHAFPFVGVNNFRVGRMIADHFLDRGFQHFGLFMIETELYFQQRRDDFIETLRQRGHDCHLYKPTGRREQPAQWERAQDELAIWLTSLPKPVGIMASTDQMGFWILDASRRAGLSVPEQIAVVGVENDESLCTMAMPPLSSVPLNGERVGYQAATLLQRMMNGEKPPTEPTLIDPLPLVARQSSDVIAVDNADLSRALQLIKQKACNGLRVSDVLADVNISRSKLEREFRSTIGRSPNQEILRVKLDRVSQMLILTELTLPQIAAQTGFESVAYLSESFKQHFGSAPGKYRRQSNEGR, from the coding sequence GTGCGTCCTGACATTCCTCACGTTGCGATTTTGATCGAAACGTCGCGTTCCTACGGACGTGCGTTGTTGCGAGGCGTAAGACGTTATATCACCGAGACAGGGCCGTGGTCTGTGTTCATGGAACTGAGATCGCTGGACTCACCAACACCACCGTGGCTGAAGCACTGGAAGGGTGACGGCATCCTGACTCGCACGAGCAATCAAGCGATGGCGACTGCGATCTCGCGAACGAACGTTCCGACGGTCGAACTTCGTTCGACCCGCCTGCGTCATGCGTTTCCGTTCGTCGGAGTCAACAATTTTCGAGTGGGACGAATGATCGCCGATCACTTTTTGGATCGGGGATTCCAACATTTCGGTTTATTCATGATCGAAACCGAATTGTACTTCCAGCAGCGCCGCGACGACTTCATCGAGACGCTTCGACAGCGCGGCCACGATTGTCACTTGTACAAACCCACGGGGCGACGTGAACAACCGGCGCAGTGGGAGCGTGCGCAAGATGAGCTCGCCATATGGCTAACTTCGTTGCCCAAACCTGTTGGGATCATGGCCAGTACCGATCAGATGGGGTTTTGGATTCTGGACGCCAGTCGTCGCGCGGGTTTGTCGGTCCCGGAACAGATCGCCGTCGTGGGTGTCGAAAACGACGAGTCACTTTGCACGATGGCCATGCCACCACTTTCAAGCGTTCCACTCAATGGTGAACGAGTCGGGTACCAAGCCGCCACACTGTTACAAAGAATGATGAACGGCGAAAAACCGCCAACCGAGCCGACACTGATTGATCCATTGCCGCTTGTCGCTCGCCAGTCGTCGGATGTGATCGCGGTGGACAACGCAGACCTATCTCGCGCTCTACAACTGATCAAACAAAAAGCGTGCAACGGGCTGCGTGTCAGCGATGTACTGGCAGACGTAAATATATCACGAAGCAAATTAGAACGAGAGTTTCGCAGCACGATCGGCCGTTCACCCAACCAAGAAATCCTTCGTGTCAAGCTTGACCGTGTCAGTCAGATGCTGATTCTAACCGAGTTGACGTTGCCCCAAATCGCCGCACAAACGGGGTTCGAATCCGTCGCTTATTTATCGGAATCGTTCAAGCAGCATTTCGGATCCGCGCCCGGAAAGTACCGACGCCAATCTAACGAAGGACGATAA